From a single Pseudalkalibacillus hwajinpoensis genomic region:
- the ilvC gene encoding ketol-acid reductoisomerase, with product MAKVYYNGDINEGTLKGKKIAVIGYGSQGHAHALNLRESGFDVTVGLRKGRSWEQAEQDGFDVKTVKDASSEADVIMILLPDEYQPDVYKQEIEPGLNAGNALVFAHGFNVHFNQVVPPSNVDVFLVAPKGPGHLVRRTFEDGAGVPALFGVYQDVSGNAKELALAYAKGIGGARAGVLETSFKEETETDLFGEQAVLCGGLSSLVKAGFETLTEAGYQPEVAYFECLHELKLIVDLMYEDGIAGMRYSISDTAQWGDFVSGPRVVDADTKARMKDILEDIQTGKFAKGWILENKLNRPEFHAINEKEKQHPIEQVGKELRAMMPFVKPKSKKEVVASAKD from the coding sequence ATGGCAAAAGTATATTATAACGGTGATATCAATGAGGGAACGCTTAAAGGGAAAAAAATCGCAGTAATCGGTTATGGTTCACAGGGTCATGCTCATGCGCTTAATCTTCGTGAAAGTGGTTTTGACGTAACGGTTGGACTTAGAAAGGGTCGTTCATGGGAGCAGGCTGAACAGGATGGTTTCGATGTGAAGACAGTGAAAGATGCCAGCAGTGAGGCTGATGTGATCATGATTCTTCTACCGGATGAATATCAACCAGACGTATATAAACAAGAGATTGAACCCGGACTGAACGCTGGAAATGCCCTTGTATTCGCTCACGGATTTAACGTTCATTTTAATCAGGTAGTTCCTCCATCAAACGTTGACGTGTTCCTTGTAGCACCTAAAGGGCCAGGACACCTTGTAAGAAGAACGTTTGAAGACGGTGCCGGTGTTCCTGCACTATTCGGTGTTTATCAGGATGTATCAGGTAACGCTAAAGAACTGGCCCTTGCTTATGCAAAAGGTATCGGTGGTGCACGAGCGGGTGTTCTTGAAACATCATTTAAAGAAGAAACGGAAACAGATCTTTTCGGTGAACAGGCAGTACTGTGCGGAGGACTATCCTCTCTTGTAAAAGCAGGATTTGAAACACTGACTGAAGCAGGATATCAGCCGGAAGTTGCTTACTTTGAATGTTTACATGAGCTCAAGCTGATCGTTGATTTGATGTATGAAGATGGTATTGCAGGTATGCGCTACTCTATCTCTGATACAGCTCAGTGGGGTGACTTTGTATCAGGACCACGTGTTGTCGATGCGGATACAAAGGCACGTATGAAAGACATCCTTGAAGACATCCAGACTGGTAAGTTCGCGAAAGGCTGGATCTTAGAAAATAAATTGAATCGTCCTGAATTCCATGCAATCAATGAGAAAGAAAAGCAACATCCAATCGAGCAAGTTGGTAAGGAACTCAGAGCAATGATGCCATTCGTGAAACCAAAATCAAAGAAGGAAGTGGTTGCCAGTGCGAAAGATTAA
- a CDS encoding homoserine dehydrogenase has translation MESIHIALIGFGTVGKGIYESIHEQREQLESLLQRKVIVEGVLIKDGNVKREIDDEVLLTTNIDDLLGLPNLDVVFEAINGVEPARTYLSKCIQRGCHIVTANKELMAHKGNELRNLAANQKVGLRFEAAVAASIPILSTLREGLKSNQIQQISGILNGTSNFILTEVQQKNISFEHGLKLAQEYGYAEADPTNDIEGWDAFYKILILSDLVYGKQPDWDDVVRKGISEVTSSDINKAEALGLRIKHTATIVPDIKGPIISVEPVALTPSHPFFHVTGVNNCLQLTGNLAGEITLQGPGAGAFPTASAMIEDFLSLYRNSSETRFYSKAEGEDERNNEWLLLGDITEADHQNILPMVEQGAYYMSGKRSEVEDFLRKFSQVNFYPIHGQFAKSLLSQLVAI, from the coding sequence ATGGAGTCTATCCATATAGCACTTATAGGATTTGGAACTGTTGGTAAAGGAATTTATGAAAGTATTCATGAACAGAGGGAACAGTTAGAAAGCCTGCTTCAGAGAAAAGTTATTGTGGAGGGCGTCTTGATTAAAGACGGCAATGTCAAAAGGGAAATAGACGACGAAGTTCTCTTAACGACAAACATTGACGATCTTCTGGGGCTCCCGAATCTTGATGTCGTATTTGAAGCGATCAATGGTGTAGAGCCTGCTCGTACGTATCTTTCAAAATGTATCCAAAGGGGCTGTCATATTGTAACAGCGAACAAAGAGTTGATGGCACACAAAGGAAATGAATTAAGAAATCTAGCTGCTAATCAAAAAGTTGGATTAAGGTTTGAGGCAGCAGTGGCTGCATCCATCCCAATCTTAAGTACGTTGCGTGAAGGTCTTAAAAGCAATCAGATTCAACAAATTAGTGGGATTTTAAATGGTACGTCTAATTTTATTCTTACAGAGGTACAGCAAAAGAACATTTCATTTGAACATGGACTTAAGCTTGCTCAGGAATACGGATATGCAGAGGCTGATCCTACTAACGACATTGAGGGATGGGATGCCTTCTACAAAATACTCATTCTTTCTGATCTTGTTTATGGGAAACAACCTGATTGGGATGATGTCGTAAGAAAAGGCATCAGTGAAGTCACATCATCCGATATTAATAAAGCTGAAGCACTCGGACTACGAATCAAGCATACAGCAACAATCGTTCCAGATATTAAGGGACCAATTATTTCAGTTGAACCTGTTGCCCTTACTCCTTCTCATCCATTTTTTCATGTTACAGGTGTCAACAATTGCTTACAGCTTACGGGTAACCTTGCAGGTGAAATTACACTCCAGGGCCCCGGGGCAGGGGCATTTCCGACGGCTAGCGCGATGATAGAGGATTTTCTTAGCCTTTATAGGAACAGCTCTGAAACGCGCTTTTATTCTAAAGCAGAAGGTGAGGATGAGAGAAATAACGAATGGCTGTTGCTAGGAGACATTACAGAAGCAGATCACCAAAACATTCTGCCTATGGTCGAACAAGGAGCTTATTATATGAGTGGAAAGAGAAGTGAAGTGGAAGACTTTTTGAGGAAGTTTTCACAGGTGAATTTCTACCCGATTCATGGTCAATTTGCGAAGAGTCTACTATCTCAATTAGTTGCCATATAG
- a CDS encoding O-acetylhomoserine aminocarboxypropyltransferase/cysteine synthase family protein → MAEKRYNLETIGIHGGLQADPATGARALPIYQSNAYRFNNTDHAADLFALKEEGFIYSRIGNPTVGTLEERIAQLEGGVGALGLASGMAAITTAILNIANSGDEIVSASTLYGGTYNLFASTLPKYGIKTNFVDPENPESFREAITPNTKAIFAETIGNPGLHVLDIEKVAEIAHEAGIPLIIDNTFATPYLCRPIEHGADIVVHSATKWLGGNGSTMGGIIVDAGKFDWNSPKFPGFTEPDHTYHGIVFAEALPEAAYIVKARVQLLRDTGAALSPFNAFQIALGVETLHVRMKEHVANTRKIVSFLKDHPEVEWVSYPEEENHPSNQLVKKYLPKGAGAVVVFGIKGGRETGAGIINAVNLWSHVANVGDAKSLIIHPASTTHQQLSADELTASGVRDDLIRLSVGIEHIDDLIEDLVQAIAKARVEASV, encoded by the coding sequence ATGGCAGAGAAACGTTATAATTTAGAAACGATTGGCATTCATGGAGGTTTACAGGCTGATCCTGCAACAGGCGCAAGAGCCCTACCGATTTATCAATCAAATGCTTACCGATTTAACAATACGGACCATGCGGCAGACCTATTTGCTTTGAAAGAAGAAGGGTTTATCTATTCACGCATTGGTAATCCGACAGTCGGTACGCTTGAAGAACGGATCGCCCAGCTTGAAGGTGGTGTGGGAGCATTAGGTCTCGCGAGTGGTATGGCTGCCATTACAACCGCGATATTGAATATTGCAAATAGTGGGGATGAAATTGTATCAGCTTCCACGTTATATGGCGGAACATACAATCTCTTTGCATCAACACTACCTAAATACGGTATTAAAACCAATTTCGTAGATCCCGAAAATCCTGAATCCTTTAGAGAGGCCATTACACCAAACACGAAAGCCATTTTCGCTGAAACGATCGGGAATCCTGGGCTTCATGTATTGGATATTGAGAAGGTCGCTGAAATCGCTCATGAAGCAGGGATCCCACTAATTATTGATAATACCTTTGCGACACCATACCTTTGCAGACCTATTGAACACGGGGCAGATATCGTAGTTCATTCTGCGACCAAATGGCTTGGCGGAAATGGTTCAACGATGGGTGGAATAATCGTAGATGCTGGTAAGTTCGACTGGAATTCTCCAAAGTTTCCAGGGTTCACTGAACCTGACCACACCTATCATGGTATCGTGTTTGCTGAGGCGCTTCCTGAAGCTGCCTATATTGTAAAGGCACGCGTTCAACTGTTACGAGACACGGGTGCTGCACTCAGTCCATTTAATGCCTTCCAAATCGCTCTAGGTGTTGAAACCCTCCACGTTCGAATGAAGGAACATGTGGCCAATACGCGTAAAATTGTCTCTTTCTTAAAAGACCATCCAGAAGTGGAGTGGGTTAGCTATCCTGAAGAAGAGAACCATCCTTCTAATCAGCTTGTAAAGAAGTATCTACCAAAGGGAGCTGGAGCTGTTGTTGTCTTCGGAATTAAAGGAGGACGCGAAACGGGAGCAGGCATTATCAATGCCGTAAATCTCTGGTCTCATGTTGCGAACGTTGGCGACGCAAAGAGTTTAATTATTCACCCAGCTAGTACAACGCACCAGCAGTTGAGCGCAGACGAATTAACAGCATCAGGTGTTCGTGATGACTTAATTAGACTTTCCGTTGGAATCGAACATATTGATGATCTCATCGAAGATCTTGTGCAGGCGATTGCTAAAGCGCGAGTTGAAGCAAGCGTATAA
- the ilvN gene encoding acetolactate synthase small subunit, whose protein sequence is MKRIVTATVINQSGVLNRITGLMTKRQFNIESITVGHTETEGISKMTFVVNVDGDGKIEQLIKQLNKQIDVLKVSDITDQAIVVRELALIKVISNAQIRSEISGIIEPFRASIIDVSRESITVQVTGNSDKIEAILDLLRPYGIKEMVRTGITAFPRGSQKSVTDLKQYSILN, encoded by the coding sequence ATGAAACGAATCGTAACCGCCACAGTGATTAATCAGAGCGGTGTTCTAAATCGCATCACCGGCCTGATGACGAAGCGGCAGTTTAATATTGAAAGCATTACAGTTGGCCACACCGAAACAGAAGGTATTTCTAAAATGACTTTTGTTGTCAATGTGGATGGAGATGGGAAAATTGAGCAGCTGATTAAACAACTTAATAAGCAAATCGATGTTCTCAAGGTTTCAGATATAACAGATCAAGCGATTGTAGTACGAGAGCTTGCCTTAATTAAAGTGATCAGCAATGCACAAATCAGAAGTGAAATCTCAGGGATCATTGAACCTTTCAGGGCTTCCATTATTGATGTGAGTCGTGAAAGCATAACGGTTCAAGTTACAGGGAATTCCGACAAAATTGAAGCGATTCTTGATCTTCTTCGTCCTTATGGAATTAAGGAAATGGTTCGAACAGGGATCACAGCTTTCCCAAGGGGAAGCCAGAAATCAGTTACTGATCTGAAACAGTACTCTATATTAAATTAA
- the ilvB gene encoding acetolactate synthase large subunit, producing MSMRAKAKPEAEAVTEEVTGADVLIHSLKKENVEILFGYPGGAVLPLYDALYRSPIKHILSKHEQGSIHAAEGYARVSGKPGVVIATSGPGATNLVTGITDAMMDSLPLVIFTGQVASTVIGTDAFQEADIMGITAPITKHNYQVRDVQDLPRIIKEAFHIATTGRPGPVLVDIPKDVANQTISPDYDSTIHLPGYQPTFSPNILQIKKLADAVGQAKKPVILAGAGILHANAGKELLSFTEKNKIPVVNTLLGLGSYPGKHSLFLGMGGMHGTYTANMALYECDLLISIGARFDDRLTGNLAHFAKNAIVAHIDVDPAEIGKNVPTQIPIVSDAREALKKLIDVETETPDTEEWLNHLTENSKKYPLWKKVNTEEFLPQRVVELVHEHTKGDAIVTTDVGQHQMWAAQYYAFTDANRWVTSGGLGTMGFGFPAAVGAQLAFPEQTVVSLTGDGGFQMTLQELSTLQELNLPVKIVIMNNQSLGMVRQWQEAFYEERYSHSLIPVQPDFVKLGEAYGIKSYKVSTEEEANAVFEEAFSHRDPVLIDCRVSGKENVYPMIAPGKGLHQMIGVKP from the coding sequence ATGAGTATGCGGGCGAAGGCGAAACCAGAAGCCGAAGCGGTAACAGAGGAAGTGACCGGGGCAGATGTTTTAATTCATTCGTTAAAGAAGGAGAATGTTGAAATCCTCTTCGGATATCCAGGAGGCGCAGTGCTTCCACTTTACGATGCACTGTATCGATCACCTATTAAACACATCCTATCAAAGCATGAGCAGGGATCCATTCATGCTGCTGAAGGATACGCAAGAGTCAGCGGAAAACCCGGAGTTGTCATTGCAACATCCGGACCAGGAGCTACTAACCTTGTAACCGGAATTACGGATGCCATGATGGATTCGTTGCCACTTGTTATTTTTACAGGGCAGGTTGCAAGTACAGTAATCGGTACAGACGCTTTTCAAGAAGCTGACATTATGGGGATCACGGCGCCAATTACAAAGCACAATTATCAGGTGCGGGACGTTCAGGACCTGCCGAGAATTATTAAAGAAGCATTCCATATTGCTACGACAGGACGTCCCGGTCCAGTTCTTGTTGATATTCCTAAGGATGTGGCAAACCAAACCATATCCCCCGACTATGATTCTACTATTCATTTGCCAGGCTACCAGCCAACATTCTCACCTAATATCCTGCAAATCAAAAAGCTTGCAGATGCGGTTGGGCAGGCAAAAAAACCGGTTATCTTAGCCGGTGCGGGTATCCTCCATGCCAATGCTGGAAAAGAACTACTATCATTTACAGAAAAAAATAAGATCCCGGTTGTAAATACGCTTCTTGGGTTAGGGAGCTATCCAGGCAAACATTCGCTCTTCCTTGGAATGGGGGGCATGCATGGGACGTATACAGCAAATATGGCGCTATATGAATGTGATTTACTGATTTCCATTGGCGCACGGTTTGATGATCGGTTAACAGGAAATCTTGCTCACTTTGCTAAGAATGCGATAGTTGCTCACATCGATGTAGATCCGGCTGAAATAGGAAAAAATGTACCAACGCAAATCCCGATCGTTTCCGATGCAAGAGAAGCGCTCAAGAAACTAATTGATGTTGAGACTGAAACGCCTGATACAGAAGAGTGGTTAAATCACCTAACAGAGAACAGTAAAAAATATCCTCTCTGGAAAAAGGTCAATACAGAAGAGTTTTTACCTCAGCGGGTTGTCGAACTTGTTCATGAACATACAAAGGGAGACGCCATTGTAACTACAGATGTCGGACAGCATCAAATGTGGGCAGCTCAATATTATGCTTTCACAGATGCCAATCGATGGGTTACATCCGGAGGACTAGGAACTATGGGCTTTGGCTTTCCTGCTGCGGTTGGTGCCCAGCTAGCGTTTCCAGAACAAACTGTTGTATCTCTAACAGGTGACGGTGGTTTCCAGATGACTCTACAGGAACTTTCAACACTGCAGGAGCTGAACCTGCCCGTCAAAATCGTGATCATGAACAATCAATCTCTTGGAATGGTAAGGCAGTGGCAGGAAGCATTTTATGAAGAGCGTTATTCTCATTCTTTGATTCCTGTTCAGCCAGATTTTGTCAAACTGGGCGAGGCATATGGTATTAAATCATATAAAGTGTCCACAGAGGAAGAAGCTAATGCTGTTTTTGAAGAAGCATTTTCACACCGCGATCCGGTGCTGATTGACTGTAGAGTGAGTGGGAAAGAAAATGTGTATCCAATGATTGCGCCTGGTAAAGGGCTTCATCAGATGATTGGGGTGAAACCATGA
- the ilvE gene encoding branched-chain-amino-acid transaminase, with amino-acid sequence MSEQWIYLNGEFVKKEDAKVSVYDHGFLYGDGVFEGIRMYDGNVFRLEHHLQRLYDSAHSIMLKITHTMEEMTDIIVQTLKKNNLQDAYIRIVVSRGVGNLGLDPFTCKEPQVIVIAESLALFPKHLYETGIEIVTVASRRNRSDVLSPKVKSLNYLNNILVKIEANLAGVSEALMLNDQGYVAEGSADNIFIVKGNVIKTPPGYVGALEGITRNAIMELARKKGYDMREETFTRHDVYVADEVFLTGTAAEVIAVVKVDGREIGEAKPGKTTNQLLNAFREIVTVDGVSVYPSKSDVQAG; translated from the coding sequence GTGAGTGAACAATGGATCTACCTTAACGGAGAATTTGTGAAGAAAGAAGATGCCAAAGTATCAGTTTATGATCATGGCTTCCTCTATGGCGATGGGGTGTTCGAAGGGATTCGCATGTATGACGGTAATGTATTCAGATTAGAACATCATTTGCAACGCCTATATGATTCAGCTCATTCAATTATGCTAAAAATCACACACACAATGGAGGAAATGACTGATATTATTGTGCAAACACTGAAGAAGAATAACCTTCAGGATGCATACATCCGTATCGTTGTATCTCGTGGAGTCGGTAACCTCGGTCTAGATCCATTCACATGTAAGGAACCTCAAGTGATTGTTATTGCAGAATCACTGGCCTTGTTCCCTAAGCATTTATATGAAACAGGGATTGAGATTGTAACGGTAGCAAGTCGGAGAAATCGTTCGGATGTGTTGAGTCCGAAGGTTAAATCATTAAACTACCTGAACAATATCCTTGTTAAAATCGAAGCGAATTTAGCTGGCGTAAGCGAAGCCCTGATGCTGAATGACCAGGGATATGTTGCTGAAGGGTCGGCTGATAATATATTTATTGTCAAAGGTAACGTCATCAAGACACCACCGGGTTACGTTGGAGCACTTGAAGGCATTACGAGAAATGCCATTATGGAGCTTGCCAGGAAGAAAGGTTACGACATGAGAGAAGAGACGTTTACGAGACATGATGTTTATGTTGCGGATGAAGTGTTCTTAACGGGAACAGCTGCAGAAGTCATTGCAGTCGTCAAAGTAGATGGACGTGAAATTGGCGAAGCGAAGCCAGGTAAAACAACCAATCAGTTGCTTAATGCGTTTCGTGAGATTGTAACGGTAGATGGTGTTAGTGTGTATCCTTCTAAAAGTGATGTGCAGGCAGGTTAA